One part of the Vogesella sp. LIG4 genome encodes these proteins:
- a CDS encoding LexA family transcriptional regulator — protein MTQGGKREGAGRKSRFGGDKTIAMRVPEPLKPVLEGWLDEYRILRGLRNNAAGDIALLGEALQNLSLPLFASRVPAGSPVPGDDLKEADIDLNEHLVRKPASTFLVTVKGDSMLNAGIHDGDLLVVDRSLEPRNGKVVVAVINDELTVKRLERSAGRIRLLPENPDFSPIEVPEGASFFIWGVVTNVIHAVD, from the coding sequence ATGACCCAAGGTGGAAAACGCGAAGGTGCCGGCCGCAAGTCCCGCTTCGGCGGCGACAAGACCATTGCCATGCGGGTACCGGAACCACTGAAACCGGTGCTGGAAGGCTGGCTGGATGAATACCGCATCCTGCGCGGCCTGCGCAACAACGCCGCCGGCGACATCGCCCTGCTGGGCGAGGCGCTGCAGAACCTGTCGCTGCCGCTGTTCGCCAGCCGCGTGCCGGCCGGCTCGCCGGTGCCGGGCGATGATCTGAAAGAAGCCGACATCGACCTGAACGAGCACCTGGTGCGCAAGCCGGCCTCCACCTTCCTGGTCACGGTCAAGGGCGATTCCATGCTCAACGCCGGCATCCACGATGGCGACCTGCTGGTGGTGGACCGCTCGCTGGAGCCGCGCAACGGCAAGGTGGTGGTAGCGGTGATCAACGATGAACTGACGGTGAAGCGGCTGGAACGCTCCGCCGGCCGCATCCGCCTGTTGCCGGAAAACCCGGATTTCAGCCCGATCGAAGTACCGGAAGGCGCCAGCTTCTTTATCTGGGGTGTCGTGACCAACGTGATCCACGCCGTGGATTGA
- a CDS encoding bifunctional 2-polyprenyl-6-hydroxyphenol methylase/3-demethylubiquinol 3-O-methyltransferase UbiG, translated as MSELAAFWNQRFSGPEYAYGEAPNDFLREQAGLLAPDSRVLSLGEGEGRNALYLASLGHQLTAVDAAWSGLAKLLQRADAAELSVTATLANLEQYALGEAQWDAIVSVFCHLPGPLRRRVLAGTVRALKPGGLLIMEGYTPRQLAYSTGGPKDADMLLEPALVRNELAGLDLLRCAEIEREVVEGRLHTGRAAVLQVVGRKPG; from the coding sequence ATGAGTGAGCTTGCCGCCTTCTGGAACCAGCGCTTTAGCGGGCCGGAATACGCCTACGGCGAGGCGCCCAACGATTTTCTGCGCGAACAGGCCGGCCTGCTCGCCCCCGACAGCCGGGTACTGAGCCTGGGTGAAGGCGAAGGCCGCAATGCGCTGTACCTGGCCAGCCTGGGCCACCAGCTCACCGCGGTGGATGCCGCATGGAGCGGCCTGGCCAAGCTGCTGCAGCGAGCCGACGCCGCCGAGCTGTCGGTGACGGCCACGCTGGCCAACCTGGAGCAGTACGCGCTGGGCGAAGCGCAGTGGGACGCCATCGTATCGGTGTTCTGCCACCTGCCCGGCCCGCTGCGCCGGCGCGTGCTGGCCGGTACGGTGCGCGCACTCAAGCCCGGCGGCCTGCTGATCATGGAAGGCTACACCCCGCGCCAGCTGGCCTACAGCACCGGCGGGCCGAAGGACGCGGACATGCTGCTGGAGCCGGCACTGGTGCGTAACGAGCTGGCCGGGCTGGACTTGCTGCGCTGTGCGGAAATCGAGCGCGAGGTGGTGGAAGGCCGCCTGCACACCGGCCGCGCCGCGGTGCTGCAGGTGGTTGGCCGCAAGCCCGGCTGA
- a CDS encoding UPF0149 family protein: MKHTPLSEQDYQRLETLLQRFAAQGAMNLEQLDGFLAALLAGPESLSPQDCLPLILGDAFDDEDAFHSPKDLERFARLVSGHWHDISHALQHDDFAPWLSPDAAGEVHGNDWAEGFYQGMQLMAEDWQLLFDDADNAPALAPILALAFERHPDPEMRPFIDGASREQKDAWLGEIGAAVPAIHRFFADIRARIAAEVEADEN, translated from the coding sequence ATGAAACACACCCCGCTCAGCGAGCAGGATTACCAGCGCCTGGAGACCCTGCTGCAGCGCTTTGCTGCCCAGGGCGCGATGAACCTGGAGCAACTGGACGGCTTTCTGGCCGCGTTGCTGGCCGGCCCGGAATCGCTGTCGCCGCAGGACTGCCTGCCGCTGATCCTGGGCGATGCCTTCGACGACGAAGACGCCTTCCACAGCCCCAAGGATCTGGAACGCTTCGCGCGGCTGGTAAGCGGCCACTGGCACGACATCAGCCACGCGCTGCAGCACGACGACTTTGCGCCCTGGTTGAGCCCGGACGCCGCCGGCGAAGTGCACGGCAACGACTGGGCGGAAGGCTTCTACCAGGGCATGCAGCTGATGGCCGAAGACTGGCAGCTGCTGTTCGACGATGCCGACAACGCACCGGCGCTGGCGCCCATCCTGGCGCTGGCCTTCGAGCGCCACCCGGACCCGGAGATGCGCCCCTTCATCGACGGCGCCAGCCGCGAACAGAAAGACGCCTGGCTGGGTGAAATCGGCGCCGCGGTGCCGGCCATCCATCGCTTCTTCGCCGACATCCGCGCCCGCATCGCCGCCGAGGTCGAGGCGGACGAAAACTAG
- a CDS encoding pseudouridine synthase, which produces MSVRFCPLPPRDGVHASCVVLPHEAWPSLLAYLLRRFAHVADSWQQRLAAGELWDDAGQPLPADAPYRPGQRLWYFRSVAGETPVPFDIDILYHDERLLVVDKPHFLACVPGGRHLHETVLTRLRRDPALADASPIHRLDRETAGVMLFCLEPAARGAYQRLFEARAVYKCYEAIAPYRADLALPLQHRSRLQELPGGFVMQEVVGEPNSDTLIELLQQRGDWAQYRLTPGSGKKHQLRAHLAALGIAIANDPWYPVFHNDKAADDFSRPLALLARRIAFTDPIDGQQRVFDSRRALAWPQEATCCN; this is translated from the coding sequence GTGTCAGTCCGATTCTGCCCCTTGCCGCCGCGCGACGGTGTGCATGCCAGCTGCGTGGTGTTGCCGCACGAGGCATGGCCCAGCCTGCTGGCCTACCTGCTGCGGCGTTTTGCCCACGTGGCGGACAGCTGGCAGCAAAGGTTGGCCGCAGGTGAGCTGTGGGATGATGCTGGCCAGCCCTTGCCGGCGGATGCGCCGTATCGGCCCGGTCAGCGGCTGTGGTACTTCCGCAGCGTGGCTGGCGAAACGCCGGTGCCGTTCGATATCGATATCCTGTACCACGACGAACGCCTGCTGGTGGTGGACAAACCGCACTTCCTGGCCTGCGTGCCCGGCGGCCGCCACCTGCACGAGACGGTGCTCACCCGGCTGCGGCGCGACCCGGCGCTGGCAGACGCATCGCCCATTCACCGGCTGGATCGCGAAACCGCCGGCGTGATGCTGTTCTGCCTGGAGCCGGCAGCACGCGGCGCCTACCAGCGGCTGTTCGAAGCGCGCGCGGTGTACAAGTGCTACGAGGCGATTGCGCCGTATCGCGCCGATCTCGCACTGCCGCTGCAGCATCGCAGCCGGCTGCAGGAGCTGCCGGGCGGCTTCGTGATGCAGGAGGTGGTCGGCGAGCCGAACAGCGATACGCTGATCGAGCTGCTGCAACAGCGCGGCGACTGGGCGCAGTACCGGCTGACGCCGGGCAGCGGCAAGAAGCACCAGCTGCGCGCGCACCTGGCGGCGCTGGGCATCGCCATTGCCAATGACCCGTGGTACCCGGTATTCCACAATGACAAGGCCGCGGACGATTTCAGTCGCCCGCTGGCGCTGCTGGCGCGGCGCATTGCCTTTACCGACCCCATCGATGGCCAGCAACGGGTATTCGACAGCCGGCGAGCGCTGGCCTGGCCACAGGAGGCAACATGCTGCAATTGA
- the mobA gene encoding molybdenum cofactor guanylyltransferase MobA — translation MLQLNGPQELGGLLLAGGEGRRMGGQDKGLLPLCGQPLAAHVLARLAPQLGWLAISANRSLADYRRFGLPLWTDAVAWQGMGPLAALATATDQLPPHIALLQLAPCDTPDLPADLSATLAAALAAGDADIALPVTPQGPQPACLLLKVGVLASVAPYLAGGQRSIRGWLATQRVVEVPFADAAAFANANDPATLAALAAGRSGA, via the coding sequence ATGCTGCAATTGAACGGGCCGCAGGAACTGGGCGGCTTGCTGCTGGCCGGTGGTGAAGGCCGCCGCATGGGCGGCCAGGACAAGGGCCTGCTGCCGCTATGCGGCCAACCGCTGGCCGCACACGTGCTGGCGCGGCTGGCGCCGCAGCTGGGCTGGCTGGCGATCAGCGCCAACCGCAGCCTGGCGGATTACCGCCGCTTCGGCCTGCCGCTGTGGACCGACGCTGTCGCCTGGCAGGGCATGGGCCCGCTGGCGGCGCTGGCCACGGCAACAGACCAGCTGCCGCCGCACATCGCGCTGCTGCAGCTGGCGCCGTGCGACACGCCGGACCTGCCGGCGGATCTCTCCGCCACCCTGGCGGCGGCACTGGCGGCCGGCGATGCCGATATCGCATTGCCGGTAACGCCGCAGGGGCCGCAGCCTGCCTGCCTGCTGCTCAAGGTGGGCGTACTGGCCAGCGTGGCGCCGTATCTGGCCGGCGGCCAGCGCAGCATCCGCGGCTGGCTGGCCACGCAGCGGGTGGTGGAGGTGCCGTTTGCCGACGCGGCGGCGTTTGCCAATGCCAACGACCCGGCAACATTGGCCGCATTGGCGGCCGGGCGCAGCGGTGCCTGA
- a CDS encoding voltage-gated chloride channel family protein: MTHPVHPLHPEPVPLLPYIGKWLLLSAAVAALAGSASALFLFSLEWATATREASRWLLWLLPLAGFGVGWLYLRYGQQVEAGNNLLIDEIHDPKKVIPLRMAPLVLGGTVLSHLFGASVGREGTAVQMGGALADQLTRLFRLQHEDRRIILMAGISAGFASVFGTPLAGAVFGLEVLAIGRLRYDAILPCMLAAILADRISLLWGVQHSHYLVPHIPAVTAWGLAAMLLAGALFGLTGKLFADATHALTAWVKRRIAYAPLRPLAGGLLLAVLAWSLPLDRYLGLGIPTIVEAFRQPLAPYDFAAKLALTVLSLGSGFKGGEVTPLFYIGATLGNALAPLLQLPLPLMAGIGFVAVFAGAANTPLASTLMAMELFGSDIGIYAALACVVSYLCSGHSGIYKAQRLGQGKHRPVPEGLRLGELSRAPEQSREQPPC; encoded by the coding sequence ATGACGCATCCCGTTCACCCGCTTCACCCGGAGCCTGTCCCGCTGCTGCCCTATATCGGCAAGTGGCTGCTGCTGTCCGCCGCGGTGGCGGCGCTGGCCGGCAGCGCCTCGGCGCTGTTCCTGTTTTCCCTTGAGTGGGCTACCGCCACCCGCGAGGCGTCGCGCTGGCTGCTGTGGCTGCTGCCGCTGGCCGGCTTCGGCGTGGGCTGGCTGTACCTGCGCTATGGCCAGCAGGTGGAAGCCGGCAACAATCTGCTGATCGACGAGATCCACGACCCGAAGAAGGTGATTCCGCTGCGCATGGCGCCGCTGGTGCTGGGCGGCACCGTGCTGTCGCACCTGTTCGGCGCCTCGGTGGGGCGCGAGGGTACCGCGGTGCAGATGGGGGGTGCGCTGGCCGACCAGCTCACCCGGCTGTTTCGCCTGCAGCATGAAGACCGCCGCATCATCCTGATGGCCGGCATCAGCGCCGGCTTCGCCTCGGTGTTCGGCACCCCGCTGGCCGGTGCGGTGTTCGGGCTGGAGGTGCTGGCCATCGGCCGCCTGCGCTACGACGCCATTCTGCCGTGCATGCTGGCGGCGATCCTGGCCGACCGCATCAGCCTGCTGTGGGGCGTGCAGCACAGCCATTACCTGGTGCCGCATATCCCGGCGGTAACGGCCTGGGGGCTGGCGGCGATGCTGCTGGCCGGCGCGCTGTTCGGCCTCACCGGCAAACTGTTCGCCGATGCCACCCACGCACTGACCGCCTGGGTGAAACGGCGCATCGCCTACGCGCCGCTGCGGCCGCTGGCCGGTGGCCTGCTGCTGGCGGTGCTGGCCTGGAGTTTGCCGCTGGACCGCTACCTGGGGTTGGGCATTCCCACCATTGTCGAGGCGTTCCGGCAGCCGCTGGCGCCGTACGATTTTGCCGCCAAGCTGGCGCTGACGGTGCTGTCGCTGGGCAGCGGCTTCAAGGGCGGCGAGGTGACGCCGCTGTTCTACATCGGCGCCACGCTGGGCAATGCGCTGGCGCCGCTGCTGCAGTTGCCGCTGCCGCTGATGGCCGGCATCGGCTTCGTGGCGGTGTTCGCCGGAGCGGCCAACACGCCGCTGGCTTCCACGCTGATGGCGATGGAACTGTTCGGTAGCGACATCGGCATCTACGCCGCGCTGGCCTGCGTGGTGAGCTATCTGTGTTCCGGCCATTCCGGCATCTACAAGGCGCAGCGGCTGGGGCAGGGCAAGCATCGGCCGGTGCCGGAGGGCCTGCGCCTGGGCGAGTTGTCGCGGGCGCCGGAGCAGTCGCGGGAGCAGCCGCCATGTTGA
- a CDS encoding MFS transporter, translating to MLTALRSLPRTVWLLGLISLLNDSASDMLYPLLPLYLASVLMAGPQVLGLVEGIAEATASLLKLFSGVMLDRRGRSKPWIVWGYALAGFGRPLIAFVSSWPWLLAIRFADRVGKGLRSSPRDALLAASVEPSRRGLAFGLHRAMDNAGAVVGPLLAAGLLAAGLSLRQVFQWAIVPALLCLALALALREPAPQAHAAASTAFDWRWRQLPQVLRRYLLVLALFTLGNSSNMFLLLRARDLGVPQAEVPLLWAGVSAVAMLFGTPLSALSDRVGRMRLLLAGYASYALIYLLLGSLTQGGWALYLLITAYGLFLAATEGVEKALLADIAPPDRRGTAFGWFNLVAGLCLLPASLLFGELYQHVSPFAAFAVAAACAAGAAVLLRWWVAPLLPAGQR from the coding sequence ATGTTGACTGCGCTGCGCAGTCTGCCCCGTACCGTCTGGCTGCTGGGCCTGATCAGCCTGCTGAACGACAGCGCCAGCGACATGCTGTATCCGCTGTTGCCGCTGTACCTGGCGTCGGTGCTGATGGCCGGGCCGCAGGTGCTGGGGCTGGTCGAGGGCATCGCCGAGGCCACCGCCAGCCTGCTCAAGCTGTTTTCCGGGGTGATGCTGGACCGGCGCGGGCGCAGCAAGCCGTGGATTGTGTGGGGTTACGCGCTGGCCGGCTTTGGCCGCCCGCTGATCGCCTTCGTCAGCAGCTGGCCGTGGCTGCTGGCCATCCGCTTTGCCGACCGGGTGGGCAAGGGGCTGCGCAGTTCGCCGCGCGATGCACTGCTGGCGGCCAGTGTCGAGCCGTCGCGGCGCGGGCTGGCCTTCGGCCTGCACCGGGCGATGGACAATGCCGGCGCAGTGGTGGGGCCGCTGCTGGCCGCGGGGCTGCTGGCCGCCGGGCTGTCGCTGCGCCAGGTGTTCCAGTGGGCCATCGTGCCGGCGCTGCTGTGCCTGGCGCTGGCGCTGGCATTGCGCGAACCGGCGCCGCAGGCGCATGCCGCTGCCAGTACGGCGTTCGACTGGCGCTGGCGCCAGCTGCCGCAGGTGTTGCGCCGCTACCTGCTGGTACTGGCGCTGTTCACGCTGGGCAACTCTTCCAATATGTTCCTGCTGCTGCGCGCCCGCGATCTGGGCGTGCCACAGGCCGAGGTACCGCTGCTGTGGGCCGGGGTGTCGGCGGTGGCCATGCTGTTCGGCACGCCGCTGTCGGCGCTGTCGGATAGGGTTGGCCGCATGCGCCTGCTCCTGGCCGGTTATGCCAGCTATGCGCTGATCTACCTGCTGCTGGGCAGCCTGACGCAGGGCGGCTGGGCGCTGTACCTGCTGATCACCGCCTACGGCCTGTTCCTCGCCGCTACCGAAGGGGTGGAGAAGGCGCTGCTGGCCGACATCGCGCCGCCGGATCGCCGCGGCACCGCCTTCGGCTGGTTCAATCTGGTGGCCGGCCTCTGCCTGCTGCCGGCTTCGCTGCTGTTCGGCGAGCTGTACCAGCATGTATCGCCGTTTGCCGCCTTCGCCGTGGCTGCCGCCTGCGCCGCCGGCGCCGCGGTGCTGCTGCGCTGGTGGGTGGCGCCGCTGCTGCCGGCCGGCCAGCGCTGA
- a CDS encoding sarcosine oxidase subunit beta family protein, translating into MANRYSFWSLLKHGLKHHETWQPAWRTPQLKSRYDVIIIGGGGHGLATAYYLAKNHGVKNVAVLEKGYLGGGNTARNTTIVRSNYLWDESAHLYEHALKLWEGLSQELNFNVMFSQRGVMNLGHTLQDMRDIERRVNANVLNGIDGVILSPKEIQDIVPLMDVGASTRFPVMGASYQPRGGVARHDAVAWGFARAASELGVDLIEQCEVTGMIIEDGRIKGVHTSQGDVFADRVGCVAAGSTSTLAKMAKVRLPLESHPLQAFVSESMKPCLDTVVMSNAVHGYVSQSDKGELVIGAGIDSYLGYGQRGSPHVIEHTAAAIIELFPSFSRVRLNRQWGGIVDVAPDACPIIGKSPVKGLYFNCGWGTGGFKATPGSGHVFAHTIANDAPHPLNAAFALDRFSSGHLIDEHGAAGVAH; encoded by the coding sequence ATGGCAAACCGTTACTCTTTCTGGAGCCTGCTCAAACACGGGCTCAAACATCATGAAACCTGGCAGCCTGCCTGGCGCACGCCGCAGCTCAAGTCGCGTTACGACGTGATCATCATCGGCGGTGGCGGCCATGGTTTGGCCACCGCCTACTACCTGGCCAAGAACCACGGCGTCAAGAACGTGGCGGTGCTCGAGAAAGGCTATCTCGGCGGCGGCAACACCGCCCGCAACACCACCATCGTGCGCTCCAACTACCTGTGGGACGAATCGGCCCACCTGTACGAGCACGCGCTCAAGCTGTGGGAAGGGCTGTCGCAGGAGCTGAACTTCAACGTGATGTTCAGCCAGCGCGGGGTGATGAACCTCGGCCACACCCTGCAGGACATGCGCGACATCGAGCGCCGGGTGAACGCCAACGTGCTGAACGGCATCGACGGCGTGATCCTGTCGCCCAAGGAAATCCAGGACATCGTGCCGCTGATGGATGTNGGTGCCAGCACCCGCTTCCCGGTGATGGGCGCCAGCTACCAGCCGCGCGGCGGGGTGGCACGTCACGATGCGGTGGCCTGGGGCTTTGCCCGCGCCGCCAGCGAGCTGGGCGTGGACCTGATCGAGCAGTGCGAAGTCACCGGCATGATCATCGAGGATGGCCGNATCAAGGGCGTGCATACCAGCCAGGGCGATGTGTTCGCCGACCGTGTCGGCTGTGTCGCCGCCGGCAGCACCTCCACCCTGGCCAAGATGGCCAAGGTGCGGCTGCCGCTGGAGAGCCACCCGCTGCAGGCCTTCGTGTCCGAATCGATGAAGCCGTGCCTGGATACCGTGGTGATGTCCAACGCGGTGCACGGCTATGTCAGCCAGTCCGACAAGGGCGAGCTGGTGATCGGTGCCGGTATCGACAGCTACCTGGGCTACGGCCAGCGCGGCAGCCCGCATGTGATCGAGCACACTGCCGCCGCCATCATCGAGCTGTTCCCCAGCTTCTCGCGCGTGCGGCTGAACCGCCAGTGGGGCGGCATCGTGGACGTGGCACCGGATGCCTGTCCGATCATCGGCAAGTCGCCGGTGAAGGGGCTGTATTTCAACTGCGGCTGGGGTACCGGTGGCTTCAAGGCCACGCCGGGCTCGGGTCACGTGTTCGCCCACACCATCGCCAACGATGCGCCGCATCCGCTGAACGCCGCCTTTGCGCTGGACCGTTTCAGCTCCGGCCACCTGATTGACGAACACGGCGCCGCCGGCGTAGCCCACTAA
- a CDS encoding sarcosine oxidase subunit delta: MFQLHCPHCGATREEEEFSYAGEAYIARPASPEDASDAEWGDYLFMRKNTRGWFWEQWQHTAGCRKVFVVKRHTASYQIAGSWTLAEGKAHYLKESEA, from the coding sequence ATGTTCCAGCTTCACTGTCCGCACTGCGGGGCCACCCGCGAGGAAGAAGAATTCAGCTATGCCGGCGAGGCCTATATTGCCCGCCCGGCCAGCCCGGAAGATGCCAGCGACGCCGAATGGGGCGATTACCTGTTCATGCGCAAGAACACCCGCGGCTGGTTCTGGGAGCAATGGCAGCACACCGCCGGCTGCCGCAAGGTGTTCGTCGTCAAGCGTCACACCGCCAGTTACCAGATTGCCGGCAGCTGGACGCTGGCAGAAGGCAAAGCGCATTACCTGAAGGAGAGCGAAGCATGA